The following proteins are co-located in the Mesotoga sp. UBA6090 genome:
- a CDS encoding ABC transporter substrate-binding protein produces the protein MKLNKVLVVAMVMLIGVSALGATIKVALVAPFTGLGSILGDYIKMGAQLALEEINAAGGVNGDLLEMVVYDDAANPSTAANVIRRALFQDNVVAV, from the coding sequence ATGAAGCTAAACAAGGTACTCGTAGTCGCAATGGTCATGCTAATTGGGGTTTCTGCACTTGGCGCAACGATCAAGGTAGCATTGGTTGCACCATTCACAGGACTGGGTTCTATTCTTGGCGACTACATCAAGATGGGCGCACAGTTGGCGCTTGAAGAGATCAACGCTGCAGGAGGAGTCAACGGTGATCTGCTCGAAATGGTCGTGTATGACGACGCAGCAAATCCAAGCACGGCTGCAAATGTCATAAGAAGAGCTCTTTTTCAGGACAACGTTGTGGCCGTAT